A window of Chitinophaga sp. MM2321 contains these coding sequences:
- a CDS encoding MFS transporter, translating into MNNMDTTTSAQVTRSGIPKPLLWGYIGIIIFMMGDGVEQGWLSPYLLQHGMTMQQSALLFTVYGITIAISSWFSGVLAESYGPRKAMTMGLLLYIIGTIGFVGLGMAKLNYPVMLATYAIRGFGYPLFAYSFLVWITYRTPQQMLGRAVGWFWFVFTGGLNVMGAYYSSWAIDSIGYQNTLWSSIFWVLLGAFFALVLNRDKFTPPGNSMGRSKTQELLKGFTIVKEEPKVLLGCIVRIINTTAQFAFPVFLPTYMAAHGFSTIEWLQIWGTIFTSNIAFNLIFGFVGDRFGWRNTVMWFGGVGCGITTLLLYYAPQFSTGNFWLVTAAGVLWGACLAGYVPLTALIPSLVKKDKGAAISMLNLGAGLPVFVGPAIVGIFISLVGSEGIVWLLALLYFISAVITRYITLPDNAKTTHHMERTAVEI; encoded by the coding sequence ATGAATAACATGGATACTACAACTTCCGCGCAGGTAACCCGATCTGGTATTCCCAAACCCCTGTTATGGGGTTATATCGGTATTATTATTTTTATGATGGGCGATGGCGTGGAGCAGGGTTGGCTCAGTCCATACCTGTTACAGCATGGAATGACCATGCAGCAATCAGCTTTACTCTTTACCGTATATGGTATTACCATCGCTATTTCATCCTGGTTTTCAGGGGTGCTGGCCGAAAGTTACGGCCCCCGCAAAGCGATGACGATGGGATTACTGCTATATATCATCGGGACTATTGGTTTTGTCGGCTTAGGCATGGCAAAGCTCAACTACCCCGTGATGTTGGCTACGTATGCCATTCGTGGTTTTGGGTATCCCCTCTTCGCGTATTCATTCCTGGTATGGATCACCTATCGCACGCCGCAACAGATGCTGGGCCGCGCCGTAGGCTGGTTCTGGTTTGTATTTACAGGCGGCTTGAATGTAATGGGCGCTTATTATTCCAGTTGGGCTATTGATAGTATCGGTTATCAGAATACCTTATGGAGTTCCATTTTTTGGGTACTGCTGGGCGCCTTCTTTGCACTGGTGCTTAACAGGGATAAATTTACGCCGCCCGGCAACAGCATGGGCAGATCAAAAACGCAGGAGCTGTTAAAAGGATTCACAATTGTGAAAGAGGAACCCAAAGTACTGCTGGGATGTATTGTGCGCATCATCAATACCACAGCACAATTTGCCTTCCCTGTATTCCTGCCTACCTATATGGCGGCACATGGATTTTCCACCATCGAATGGCTGCAGATCTGGGGCACCATTTTCACCAGTAACATAGCCTTCAATCTTATTTTCGGATTTGTAGGCGATCGTTTCGGATGGCGCAATACCGTGATGTGGTTTGGTGGCGTAGGCTGTGGTATCACCACGCTGCTGCTGTATTATGCACCACAGTTTTCCACCGGAAACTTCTGGCTGGTAACAGCTGCAGGCGTATTGTGGGGTGCATGTCTTGCTGGTTATGTACCATTAACAGCACTGATCCCTTCTCTCGTAAAAAAAGATAAAGGCGCAGCCATTTCCATGTTGAACCTGGGTGCTGGCCTGCCTGTATTCGTGGGGCCCGCCATTGTTGGTATTTTCATCAGCCTGGTAGGTAGTGAAGGTATCGTGTGGCTCCTCGCCCTGCTTTATTTCATCAGCGCAGTGATTACCCGGTATATCACCCTTCCCGACAACGCGAAAACCACGCATCATATGGAACGTACAGCAGTGGAGATATAA
- a CDS encoding DeoR/GlpR family DNA-binding transcription regulator, which produces MKKSIFNTIKHIEQAASPKKTTITADMNITERHQAILQKLQESGRVDIIELSDSLQVSGVTIRKDLKLLEEKKLLFRTKGGGSIQNPYANEKPLNEKELIHAEEKKKIAKAALPFIDQTDSIIIGSGTTVFELARILHPSRHLTVITPALKIALELCNRQHIEVLQMGGLIHQNSSSAAGSFAEKLLDEISCGILFLGVDGIDPDFGLSITNLAEASLNKKMIHIAQKVVILADSSKFGRRGIGRIGNLDLIHYIITDKHAPKDLISQMEEKGVQVIIAD; this is translated from the coding sequence TTGAAAAAAAGTATTTTTAATACTATTAAACACATCGAGCAGGCAGCATCCCCGAAAAAAACCACCATTACAGCGGATATGAATATTACAGAGAGACATCAGGCGATTCTACAAAAGCTCCAGGAAAGCGGCAGGGTAGATATCATTGAACTTAGCGACTCCTTACAGGTATCAGGTGTTACCATCAGAAAGGATCTCAAATTACTGGAAGAGAAAAAACTGCTGTTCCGTACAAAAGGCGGCGGCTCTATTCAGAATCCATATGCCAACGAAAAGCCCCTGAATGAAAAGGAGCTTATTCATGCTGAGGAGAAGAAAAAAATTGCAAAGGCAGCATTACCGTTTATTGATCAAACGGATTCTATCATCATCGGCTCAGGTACCACTGTTTTTGAACTGGCGCGTATCCTTCATCCTTCCAGGCACCTTACCGTTATTACACCAGCTCTGAAAATAGCCCTGGAACTTTGTAACCGTCAACATATAGAAGTACTGCAAATGGGTGGCCTCATTCATCAGAACTCCTCTTCTGCCGCCGGCTCGTTTGCAGAAAAACTACTGGACGAAATTTCATGCGGCATCCTTTTCCTGGGTGTAGACGGCATAGATCCTGACTTCGGTCTTTCTATTACCAATCTTGCCGAAGCAAGCCTGAATAAAAAGATGATCCATATTGCGCAAAAAGTAGTGATCCTTGCAGACAGCAGCAAGTTTGGCCGCCGGGGCATTGGCCGCATCGGCAACCTCGACCTGATACATTATATCATTACTGATAAGCATGCTCCTAAAGATCTGATCAGTCAAATGGAAGAAAAAGGCGTACAGGTAATTATTGCAGATTAA
- a CDS encoding Na+/H+ antiporter → MHHSLLLILTLLFAVFMLVMAGQKLKISYPIFLVLAGLAIGFIPGMPRIEIDPELIFLIFLPPLLYEAAWYTSWNDFWKWKRPIALLAFGAVIFTSLIVAYISNAMIPGFTLALGFLLGGIISPPDAVAATSVLKHVKVPKRALTILEGESLVNDASSLIVFRFALAAVVTGQFVMHQAVTDFFLSAGMGIVIGLAIAHIMYAIHRFLPTTPSIDSALTLMTPYFIYIAAEQFHFSGVMAVVSGGLFLSYRSHEIFKDGATRMQMLGVWSTLIFVMNGIIFILIGLELPTIVEGLGDYSIGEAIKYGLIISVLTILIRLLWVYPATFIPRWLSKKIRTREANPGWKGPLIVSWAGMRGVVSLASALSIPLLINGQPFPHRNLILFITFIVILVTLVFQGLTLPVLIKLIKIKEIDDITPEDEQSAGIQLYLMKASLDRLHEKYLFETTDNELVGFLKKDLEHNISITQARLDSLVCDDTMKEEVDLYHHILLDLYGVQRKALFKLRQDKAFGDEAIRKQELQLDLDELKISQPEH, encoded by the coding sequence ATGCATCATTCATTGCTCCTGATTCTTACCCTGCTGTTTGCCGTTTTCATGTTAGTAATGGCAGGGCAGAAACTAAAAATATCATATCCTATTTTTCTGGTGCTGGCTGGTCTTGCCATTGGTTTTATACCAGGCATGCCCCGCATAGAAATAGATCCGGAACTGATATTCCTGATCTTTTTGCCGCCACTGCTGTACGAAGCAGCCTGGTATACTTCCTGGAATGATTTCTGGAAATGGAAAAGACCGATAGCACTACTGGCTTTTGGTGCAGTGATTTTCACCTCACTGATCGTGGCGTATATTTCCAATGCCATGATACCGGGGTTTACACTGGCTCTGGGCTTCCTGCTGGGCGGTATCATTTCTCCGCCCGATGCCGTTGCCGCTACGTCTGTATTAAAGCATGTGAAAGTACCCAAGCGGGCATTGACGATCCTCGAAGGTGAAAGCCTGGTGAATGATGCATCCAGTTTAATTGTATTCCGCTTTGCGCTTGCTGCGGTAGTAACGGGGCAGTTCGTCATGCACCAGGCGGTGACAGATTTCTTCCTCTCTGCCGGCATGGGCATCGTTATCGGACTGGCCATTGCACATATCATGTATGCCATTCACCGCTTCCTGCCTACCACGCCCAGCATTGATTCCGCATTGACTTTAATGACGCCTTACTTCATTTACATCGCTGCGGAGCAGTTTCATTTTTCCGGTGTAATGGCGGTTGTAAGCGGAGGTCTATTCTTATCCTACCGTTCACACGAAATATTTAAAGATGGTGCTACCCGCATGCAGATGCTCGGTGTATGGAGTACGCTGATCTTTGTTATGAATGGCATCATCTTTATCCTGATAGGGCTGGAACTGCCTACCATCGTGGAAGGACTGGGAGATTACTCCATAGGGGAAGCGATAAAATATGGTTTGATCATCAGTGTGCTCACCATTCTTATCCGGTTGCTATGGGTATATCCCGCTACTTTCATACCCCGTTGGCTGAGTAAAAAGATCCGTACCAGGGAGGCCAATCCAGGCTGGAAAGGCCCTTTGATTGTAAGCTGGGCAGGTATGCGGGGCGTGGTTTCACTGGCATCCGCCTTGTCTATACCACTGCTGATCAACGGCCAACCTTTCCCGCATCGCAACCTCATTTTGTTTATCACTTTTATTGTGATCCTGGTTACACTCGTATTTCAAGGGCTTACTTTACCGGTGCTGATTAAATTAATCAAGATAAAAGAGATAGATGACATCACCCCGGAAGATGAGCAGAGCGCAGGGATACAGCTATACCTTATGAAAGCGTCTCTTGACAGGCTGCATGAAAAATATCTTTTTGAAACAACAGATAATGAGCTGGTGGGTTTTCTGAAAAAAGACCTGGAACATAATATCTCCATTACCCAGGCGCGGCTCGATTCTCTCGTGTGTGATGATACGATGAAAGAAGAGGTTGATCTGTATCATCATATACTACTTGATCTATACGGCGTACAACGCAAAGCCCTGTTCAAACTCCGGCAGGACAAGGCTTTCGGTGATGAAGCCATCCGTAAACAGGAACTGCAACTGGATCTCGATGAACTGAAGATCAGTCAGCCTGAGCACTAA
- a CDS encoding SMI1/KNR4 family protein, whose product MQEYWTRWENWMKQHAPRLLNILNPGVTYEAVESLEKLIGAAMPADFKAFYAIHNGQQHARAGLVDADQLLPVEEIIEKWHHWQDLLDAGTFMYNDEPIISEPDTGIKNNWWNPLWIPITSDGFGNYLCLDLDPAPGGQHGQIITLWHDDSHRAVVAPSFREWVAAYIAAIEKGDYIFVKKWGIVHRDTSFNYND is encoded by the coding sequence ATGCAAGAATACTGGACCAGATGGGAAAATTGGATGAAACAGCATGCCCCAAGACTACTTAACATCCTTAATCCCGGCGTTACTTATGAAGCCGTAGAGTCCCTCGAAAAACTCATAGGAGCGGCTATGCCCGCTGATTTCAAAGCATTTTATGCCATCCACAACGGCCAGCAACATGCCAGGGCAGGATTGGTGGATGCTGACCAACTGTTGCCGGTAGAAGAGATCATAGAAAAGTGGCATCACTGGCAGGACCTGCTGGATGCCGGCACTTTCATGTACAATGATGAGCCTATTATCTCTGAGCCAGACACGGGCATCAAAAACAATTGGTGGAATCCGCTGTGGATACCCATTACCAGCGACGGTTTTGGCAATTACCTGTGCCTGGACCTGGACCCTGCTCCGGGTGGCCAGCATGGACAAATAATTACCCTATGGCATGATGACAGCCACCGCGCAGTGGTAGCTCCTTCTTTCCGGGAATGGGTGGCCGCCTATATTGCCGCCATTGAAAAAGGGGATTATATCTTTGTGAAGAAATGGGGTATTGTACACCGGGACACCAGCTTTAACTATAACGACTGA
- a CDS encoding AraC family transcriptional regulator has translation MKYQEVADAVRKSLALHYISSGNYPLKDISYMLGYNELSAFTRAFKRWTGNTPVSYQSL, from the coding sequence GTGAAATACCAGGAAGTAGCCGATGCGGTACGTAAGTCGCTGGCCTTACACTACATCTCTTCAGGTAATTATCCGCTGAAAGACATTTCCTATATGCTGGGATATAATGAGTTGAGTGCTTTTACACGCGCCTTTAAGCGATGGACCGGCAATACACCGGTAAGCTATCAGTCGTTATAG
- a CDS encoding AraC family transcriptional regulator ligand-binding domain-containing protein: MLLEKIAPAAVRLPYTVPDLSEYERVFRCKPVKRAGEYVLVFDARYWEEPVLSANYELQSLLLQKVSALANEKTVAKTLQTRVYNYLLANSYLGVASLEQMAANFNLSPRSLQRKLRAEGGEIPGSSRCGT; encoded by the coding sequence GTGCTGCTGGAAAAGATTGCCCCTGCTGCGGTCCGGTTGCCTTACACGGTACCTGATTTGTCCGAATACGAGCGTGTATTCCGTTGCAAACCTGTAAAGCGCGCCGGAGAATATGTGCTGGTATTCGACGCCCGGTATTGGGAAGAACCGGTGCTAAGTGCTAACTATGAATTGCAAAGTTTGTTGTTGCAGAAAGTAAGCGCCCTTGCAAATGAAAAGACGGTTGCAAAAACATTGCAGACAAGGGTATACAACTATTTGCTGGCCAATTCCTACCTGGGAGTTGCCTCACTGGAACAGATGGCCGCCAATTTCAACCTGAGCCCACGCAGCCTGCAACGCAAGCTGAGAGCAGAGGGGGGTGAAATACCAGGAAGTAGCCGATGCGGTACGTAA
- a CDS encoding ABC transporter permease, with protein MSAINLIRIALRALERNKLRAFLTMLGIIIGVAAVIAMVAIGEGSKESIQSQLSSMGSNMITILPSSNVSGGVRVEGASFQSLTITDVKAIQKNAVYVSAVSPVASTKGQAIYGALNWPTSLQGVAPSYFDIRKLTVDQGVSFSDADVATAAKVCLLGQTVINNIFPSGESPIGKVIRLNSIPLQVIGTLAPKGQSSFGQDQDDIILTPYTTVQKRILATIYFQSIYASAISEGESAKATDEIIDILRETHRLRPTDENNFQVRTMEELIKTLSSTSSLLTILLTAIAGISLVIGGIGIMNIMYVSVTERTREIGLRMSIGARGIDILLQFLVEAIIISITGGVIGAILGVTTAKVITLTLGWPTMVTESSIILSFAVCAFTGVFFGYYPAQAASRLDPIEALRYE; from the coding sequence ATGAGTGCAATTAATCTCATACGAATAGCATTAAGGGCGCTGGAACGCAATAAGCTGCGGGCCTTCCTTACCATGTTGGGCATCATTATCGGTGTGGCGGCTGTTATTGCTATGGTGGCGATAGGAGAAGGCTCCAAGGAGAGTATTCAGTCGCAGCTGAGTAGTATGGGATCTAATATGATCACCATTTTGCCCAGTAGTAATGTATCGGGTGGTGTGAGGGTGGAAGGTGCCAGTTTTCAGTCGCTCACCATAACAGATGTGAAAGCGATCCAGAAAAACGCCGTGTATGTAAGTGCTGTATCGCCGGTAGCATCTACCAAAGGACAGGCTATTTACGGTGCGCTCAACTGGCCTACCAGTTTGCAGGGCGTTGCTCCTTCCTATTTCGATATCCGCAAGCTGACGGTTGACCAGGGTGTCAGTTTTTCGGATGCGGATGTGGCTACCGCTGCCAAGGTGTGTTTGCTGGGACAAACCGTTATCAATAACATCTTTCCCAGTGGGGAGAGTCCTATCGGCAAAGTGATCCGGCTTAATTCCATTCCATTGCAGGTGATAGGTACACTGGCACCCAAGGGACAGAGTTCTTTCGGGCAGGATCAGGATGACATCATTCTTACACCTTATACAACGGTACAAAAACGTATCCTGGCGACCATCTATTTCCAGAGCATCTATGCCTCTGCTATCAGTGAAGGAGAATCTGCCAAGGCAACGGATGAAATAATAGATATCCTGCGGGAAACGCACCGCCTGCGGCCTACGGATGAAAATAATTTCCAGGTGAGAACCATGGAAGAGCTGATCAAGACACTGAGTTCTACCAGCAGCCTGCTTACTATTCTGCTCACGGCCATTGCGGGTATCTCGCTGGTGATTGGCGGGATCGGTATCATGAACATCATGTATGTATCTGTAACGGAGCGTACGCGGGAAATAGGACTGCGCATGTCTATCGGGGCCAGGGGGATAGATATTTTGTTGCAATTCCTGGTAGAGGCAATTATTATCAGTATTACCGGTGGTGTCATAGGGGCGATCCTGGGCGTTACTACTGCCAAAGTGATTACGCTAACATTGGGTTGGCCTACCATGGTAACCGAATCCTCTATTATTTTATCATTTGCAGTATGTGCGTTTACCGGGGTGTTTTTCGGATATTACCCGGCGCAGGCCGCTTCGAGGTTGGACCCTATTGAAGCGTTGCGGTATGAATAG
- a CDS encoding ABC transporter ATP-binding protein, whose product MNKKILELQQIRREFVMGTEVVRALKGVSFDVHAGEFITIMGSSGSGKTTLLNVLGCLDKPTDGNYLLDGVNVSELSRNELARLRNHKIGFVFQAYNLLPRTSALENVELPLFYNPSLSAQERREKAVQALEAVKLADRLGHTPSQLSGGQQQRVAIARALVNQPVMILADEATGNLDTRTSYEIMSLMQDLNQQEGKTIVFVTHEPDIAAFSSRTVMLRDGKVVKDSMNETVRSAKEALASLPTADDY is encoded by the coding sequence ATGAACAAGAAAATCCTGGAACTGCAACAGATCAGGCGTGAGTTCGTGATGGGCACGGAAGTGGTGCGCGCGCTAAAGGGCGTTTCTTTCGATGTACATGCAGGCGAGTTTATTACCATTATGGGGAGCAGTGGTTCCGGAAAAACCACGCTACTGAATGTATTGGGTTGCCTGGACAAGCCTACGGATGGGAACTACCTGCTGGATGGGGTGAATGTAAGTGAGTTGTCGCGTAATGAGCTGGCAAGGTTGCGTAACCATAAGATAGGGTTTGTATTTCAGGCTTATAATTTATTACCGCGCACTTCTGCATTGGAAAATGTGGAGTTACCGCTGTTCTATAATCCATCGTTGAGTGCGCAGGAAAGAAGGGAAAAGGCAGTACAGGCGCTGGAGGCAGTGAAATTAGCGGATCGCCTGGGACATACGCCCAGCCAGCTTTCGGGCGGACAGCAACAACGGGTGGCCATCGCCCGTGCGCTGGTCAATCAGCCGGTCATGATCCTGGCAGATGAAGCAACCGGCAACCTGGATACGCGTACTTCCTACGAAATCATGTCGCTGATGCAGGACCTGAACCAGCAGGAAGGTAAAACCATTGTGTTTGTAACGCATGAACCGGATATTGCCGCTTTCAGCAGCAGAACAGTAATGCTGCGCGATGGTAAAGTAGTCAAAGACAGTATGAATGAAACGGTACGTTCGGCAAAGGAAGCATTGGCTTCATTGCCAACGGCAGATGATTATTAA
- a CDS encoding efflux RND transporter periplasmic adaptor subunit: protein MRKYKGIIIAVAILVVALAIWYFFIRKKEVPVSFETEQPVYGHIATSVTATGTIQPVDTVAVGTQVSGTLKSLYVDFNSQVKKGQLLAELDKSLFQAQVDQFRANLLVAQSNFEYQQNNFKRQELLFKTGAISKSDYDIATNQLNQSKATVASVNAQLQSSLKNFSFTEITSPIDGVVLNRNVSVGQTVAASFNTPTLFVIAKDITKMQVESSVDEADIGNVADSQRVTFTVDAYLEDVFAGRVQEIRLQPSVSSNVVTYNTIINAPNENKKLKPGMTANVTIFTAEKDTALLLSVKALKFRPDSVALKDYVIASAVRRNAGATRRDTTGKFKSVERIGSSNYVWLLRGDSLVQKHIRTGLNDNTHIEVLSGLSENDVVVLSLNGSSGPVAAAGTKSPFLPKMGGGRRR from the coding sequence ATGAGAAAGTATAAAGGAATTATCATCGCTGTGGCGATCCTGGTGGTGGCTTTAGCCATCTGGTATTTTTTTATCAGGAAGAAGGAGGTGCCGGTATCATTCGAAACAGAGCAGCCTGTCTACGGACATATTGCTACTTCCGTTACAGCCACTGGTACCATACAACCGGTAGATACCGTGGCCGTTGGTACGCAGGTGTCGGGAACGCTCAAATCCCTGTATGTTGATTTCAATAGCCAGGTAAAAAAAGGACAGCTGCTGGCAGAACTGGATAAATCTTTGTTCCAGGCCCAGGTAGACCAGTTCCGCGCTAATCTCCTTGTGGCGCAAAGCAACTTTGAGTATCAGCAGAATAATTTTAAACGACAGGAATTGTTGTTTAAAACAGGGGCTATCAGCAAGTCGGATTATGATATAGCCACCAATCAGCTCAACCAGAGCAAAGCCACTGTAGCCAGTGTGAATGCGCAGTTGCAATCATCTTTAAAAAATTTCTCTTTTACGGAAATAACATCGCCGATAGATGGCGTAGTACTCAACAGGAATGTGAGCGTAGGACAAACAGTGGCTGCAAGTTTTAATACACCTACGTTATTTGTGATCGCCAAAGATATTACCAAAATGCAGGTAGAATCCAGTGTGGATGAAGCAGACATCGGTAACGTGGCAGACTCGCAGCGTGTAACCTTTACCGTAGATGCTTACCTGGAAGATGTATTTGCCGGCCGTGTACAGGAAATCCGGCTACAGCCCTCCGTTTCATCGAATGTGGTGACTTACAATACAATCATTAATGCACCCAATGAAAATAAAAAACTGAAGCCGGGGATGACGGCCAACGTAACCATCTTTACAGCAGAAAAAGATACAGCTTTGCTGCTGTCGGTAAAGGCCCTCAAATTCCGGCCCGACTCTGTTGCGCTAAAAGATTATGTAATAGCCAGTGCGGTGCGGAGAAATGCAGGCGCTACCCGGAGGGATACAACCGGGAAATTCAAAAGTGTGGAGCGTATCGGTTCTTCCAATTATGTATGGTTGTTGCGGGGAGATTCACTGGTGCAAAAACATATCCGTACGGGATTGAACGATAATACGCATATAGAAGTATTGTCGGGGCTCAGTGAAAATGATGTGGTGGTTCTTTCGCTGAACGGCAGTAGTGGCCCGGTGGCCGCCGCTGGTACCAAAAGTCCGTTTTTACCAAAAATGGGAGGAGGCCGGAGACGATGA
- a CDS encoding TolC family protein, which translates to MAQDSSLAALPATWGLQDCLDYAMKYNLQLNSLRLSRMSSEQDILLSRAARLPNLTGSATQSLSGGKITTVTGNTPYELNASGNYSVNSSMVIFQGGALNYDIRQKNLLTQVAGLNIAQQVNDITVLITQAYLNILLAKENIVYVKDVVTTSAAQVKQGQQFYDVGTIALKDLAELQSQLANDRYLLVTAENQHRQNKLVLKQLLQLPSGYNFEINEPDTLLANAEVLPLQQVQDTAYANRPEIKSGELGVEIASLDLAKAKAAYWPTLSAGGALGSSYARDPGYTYFKQLDNNFYQQIGLTLSVPIFTRRVNKTNVEKSKIAVDQSRLVLQDTKTNLSQTVEQAYINVQNAQAQYDAAVEQLKFTQESYRIATEQLKVGVANMVDFLQQKNLYIQALQSYIQSKYNAALTIRIYDFYRGVPVKL; encoded by the coding sequence ATGGCACAGGATAGCAGTTTAGCTGCACTGCCTGCCACTTGGGGGTTGCAGGATTGCCTGGACTATGCAATGAAGTACAACCTGCAACTGAATAGTTTGCGGTTGAGCCGGATGAGCAGCGAACAGGATATATTGTTATCGCGTGCAGCCAGGCTACCCAACCTCACAGGATCTGCCACACAATCGCTGTCGGGAGGCAAAATTACCACGGTTACCGGCAACACACCTTATGAACTGAACGCTTCCGGCAACTACTCCGTTAACTCTTCAATGGTAATCTTTCAGGGAGGAGCACTCAATTATGATATCAGGCAAAAGAATCTGCTTACACAGGTAGCGGGATTAAACATCGCGCAACAGGTAAATGATATCACCGTCCTGATCACACAAGCCTATCTGAACATCTTGCTGGCAAAAGAAAATATTGTATACGTAAAAGATGTGGTAACTACTTCAGCGGCGCAGGTGAAACAGGGACAGCAGTTTTATGATGTAGGTACTATTGCCCTGAAAGACCTGGCGGAGCTACAATCGCAGCTTGCCAATGACCGGTACCTGCTCGTTACCGCAGAGAATCAGCACCGGCAGAACAAGCTTGTACTGAAACAATTATTACAGCTACCCAGTGGCTACAATTTTGAAATAAATGAACCCGATACACTCCTGGCCAATGCGGAAGTATTACCCTTGCAACAGGTACAGGATACTGCTTATGCCAACCGGCCGGAAATAAAGAGCGGTGAACTGGGTGTAGAAATAGCCTCACTGGACCTGGCAAAAGCTAAAGCGGCTTACTGGCCTACGTTGTCAGCCGGTGGCGCATTAGGAAGCTCCTATGCAAGAGATCCCGGATATACTTACTTCAAACAACTGGATAATAATTTTTATCAGCAGATAGGACTAACGTTATCCGTTCCCATTTTTACGCGGCGGGTGAATAAAACGAATGTAGAAAAATCGAAGATCGCCGTAGATCAGTCCAGGCTTGTATTACAGGATACCAAAACCAATTTGTCGCAGACAGTTGAACAGGCGTATATCAATGTACAAAACGCCCAGGCCCAGTATGACGCAGCAGTGGAGCAGCTGAAATTTACACAGGAAAGTTATCGCATTGCTACAGAACAACTAAAGGTAGGCGTAGCGAATATGGTGGATTTTTTACAGCAGAAAAATTTATATATCCAGGCTTTGCAATCATATATCCAGTCCAAATACAATGCAGCATTGACGATCAGGATCTATGATTTTTACAGGGGCGTACCGGTAAAACTATAA
- a CDS encoding DUF983 domain-containing protein, with the protein MCADKNHEKPNLIKSLVGNKCARCRRGAIFQYKNPYNIKDCLKMPDTCPVCGQPIEVEVGFYYGTGYVSYALSIAVCVASLVAWWVLIGFSIYDNSIFWWLGVNAFILLAMQPLLMRWSRTIWLAFFVRYDEHWYQGPPAGSGRANATYKGAI; encoded by the coding sequence ATGTGTGCAGATAAAAATCACGAGAAGCCGAATCTGATCAAAAGCCTGGTAGGTAATAAATGCGCCAGGTGCAGACGGGGGGCTATCTTTCAATACAAAAATCCTTATAACATCAAGGACTGTCTGAAAATGCCGGATACCTGTCCGGTTTGCGGACAGCCTATCGAAGTGGAAGTAGGCTTTTACTACGGTACCGGCTATGTGAGTTATGCATTGTCTATCGCTGTATGTGTGGCCAGCCTTGTTGCCTGGTGGGTATTAATAGGCTTCTCCATTTATGATAACAGCATCTTCTGGTGGCTGGGTGTTAATGCCTTCATCCTGCTGGCTATGCAGCCTTTGCTGATGCGCTGGTCCAGAACCATATGGCTGGCCTTCTTTGTAAGATATGATGAACACTGGTACCAGGGGCCACCCGCAGGAAGCGGAAGGGCAAACGCTACGTATAAAGGCGCCATCTGA